In the Nicotiana tabacum cultivar K326 chromosome 16, ASM71507v2, whole genome shotgun sequence genome, one interval contains:
- the LOC107796849 gene encoding NAD kinase 2, chloroplastic-like — translation MTAYCPCKFDMGRKVAGGPIHFQDCQLRYVKISGFGIGFSYGYRRGRLRWVQRRRQKKLVVSAELSNAFSSNVGFDSQPRDILKLPWIGPLPGDIAEIEAYCRILRAAEQLHNTLMETLCNPVTGECSISYDVPSEDKHLLEDRIVSVLGCMVCLLNKGREDVLSGRSFIINSFSDFDVHVMDDKLPPLAFFRGEMKRYCESLHVALENFITPDDPTSINVWRKLQRLKNVCYDSGFPRGDDHPYHTLFANWNPVYFSSEEETESASSEVAFWTGGQVTEEGLRWLLERGFKTIIDLRAETIKDNFYEKLLDEAISSGDIEVLKLPVEVGTTPSVQQVEKFAALVSDVYKRPIFLHSKEGVWRTSAMVSRWRQYMTRYTSHFVPNASKDVTSSVNSFCGSRGTQEAGTPVNSEENKTSTCEGVSASDHKNGTLPTRSNSINSAGKLFKQIPEAIENKDLSKNEADDTVEFTWKGTLLTADGGVVSYNKTNPLKSQLPPPKFFSRTEMSTYFRSRKVSPETYFTHGKKRLEGLHASRYYYKRVPKGNEIIDSYTEDRAMDSRNPNGPSSNMRLSTKPSNSSANMEKYEGHNGSAVPILNRFNNGEVHTSVKSSGLIDASNELDANAVSSATAIERRNVEAPRPSVDDNMELIEGNMCASATGVVRLQSRRKAEMFLVRTDGFLCNREKVTETSLAFTHPNTQQQMLLWKSTPKTVLLLKKLGQELMEEAKEVASFLYYQEKMKVLVEPEVHDIFARTPGFGFVQTFYCQDTSDLHESVDFVACLGGDGVILHASKLFRGAIPPVVSFNLGSLGFLTSHTFEDYKKDLRQVIHGNSTLDGVYITLRMRLRCEIFRNGKAMPGKVFDVLNEVVVDRGSNPYLSKIECYEHDRLITKVQADGIIVATPTGSTAYSTAAGGSMVHPNVPCMLFTPICPHSLSFRPVILPDSAKLELKIPEDARNNAWVSFDGKRRQQLSRGDSIRICMSQHPLPTVNKCDQTGDWFGSLIRCLNWNERLDQKAL, via the exons ATGACAGCCTATTGTCCATGCAAGTTTGATATGGGTCGGAAAGTTGCTGGTGGGCCAATCCATTTTCAAGATTGTCAGCTAAGATATGTAAAAATTTCAGGGTTTGGTATTGGGTTTTCATATGGGTATAGGCGTGGGAGGTTGAGATGGGTTCAAAGGAGAAGACAGAAGAAGCTTGTTGTCAGTGCTGAGCTCTCTAATGCTTTCTCCTCTAACGTTGGATTTGATTCTCAG CCCCGTGATATACTGAAGTTACCCTGGATTGGCCCTCTACCTGGCGATATTGCTGAGATAGAGGCTTATTGTAGAATCCTTCGAGCTGCCGAACAACTTCATAACACATTAATGGAGACACTATGCAATCCAGTGACTGGAGAATGTAGTATCTCATATGATGTACCCTCAGAAGATAAACATTTACTGGAGGATAGAATAGTTTCTGTTCTAGGATGTATGGTATGTCTTCTAAACAAAGGGAGGGAGGATGTTCTATCTGGGAGATCCTTTATCATCAACTCATTCAGTGATTTTGATGTGCATGTAATGGATGATAAGCTTCCTCCACTAGCTTTTTTCAGAGGTGAAATGAAGAGGTATTGTGAGAGCTTGCATGTTGCTCTTGAAAACTTTATAACACCTGATGATCCTACGAGCATTAATGTATGGAGAAAGCTGCAAAGACTGAAGAATGTATGTTACGATTCTGGATTTCCCCGTGGAGATGACCATCCCTACCATACATTGTTTGCTAATTGGAATCCTGTTTATTTTTCATCAGAAGAAGAGACAGAATCTGCAAGTTCTGAGGTTGCTTTTTGGACAGGTGGACAGGTAACTGAAGAAGGTCTTAGATGGCTGTTGGAGAGAGGATTCAAAACTATTATAGATCTCAGAGCTGAGACTATAAAGGACAACTTCTATGAAAAATTGCTAGATGAAGCCATTTCCTCTGGAGATATTGAAGTACTGAAACTCCCTGTTGAAGTTGGCACAACACCTTCAGTGCAGCAGGTTGAGAAGTTTGCAGCACTGGTCTCTGATGTATACAAAAGACCCATATTTCTCCACAGTAAGGAAGGAGTTTGGAGGACATCAGCTATGGTCTCCAGATGGAGACAATACATGACTCGCTACACATCACACTTTGTGCCGAATGCTAGTAAGGATGTGACCTCCAGTGTGAACTCATTTTGTGGTAGTAGAGGAACACAGGAGGCAGGCACGCCAGTTAACTCAGAAGAAAATAAAACTTCTACTTGTGAAGGTGTGTCTGCATCTGATCACAAAAATGGGACACTACCTACAAGATCAAACAGCATAAATTCTGCTGGGAAACTTTTCAAACAAATTCCTGAAGCTATAGAAAACAAAGACCTAAGTAAGAATGAAGCTGATGATACTGTTGAATTCACTTGGAAAGGCACATTGCTTACTGCTGATGGTGGGGTAGTATCCTATAATAAAACAAACCCTCTTAAGTCGCAACTGCCTCCCCCTAAATTTTTCTCCCGGACTGAGATGTCTACATATTTCAGGAGTAGAAAGGTTTCACCAGAGACATATTTCACTCATGGAAAGAAAAGATTGGAGGGGCTCCATGCTTCGAGGTATTACTACAAGAGAGTACCTAAAGGGAATGAAATCATAGACAGTTACACTGAGGACAGAGCTATGGATTCTAGAAATCCAAATGGGCCATCTAGTAATATGCGCTTATCAACGAAACCTTCGAATTCCTCTGCGAATATGGAAAAGTATGAGGGTCATAATGGCTCTGCAGTGCCAAttttgaacagattcaacaatgGTGAAGTACATACCTCTGTTAAAAGCAGTGGTCTTATTGATGCAAGTAACGAGTTGGATGCTAATGCTGTGTCCTCAGCCACTGCCATTGAGAGGAGGAACGTTGAGGCCCCCAGGCCTTCAGTTGATGATAACATGGAgctaattgaaggaaatatgtgCGCTTCTGCAACTGGTGTGGTAAGATTGCAGTCCAGAAGGAAGGCAGAGATGTTCTTGGTTCGCACAGACGGGTTTTTGTGCAACAGAGAAAAGGTAACAGAAACTTCCTTGGCCTTCACTCATCCTAACACCCAGCAGCAGATGCTTTTATGGAAATCCACGCCAAAGACCGTACTACTTTTAAAGAAGCTGGGACAAGAACTCATGGAAGAAGCCAAAGAG GTTGCTTCTTTCTTGTATTACCAAGAGAAAATGAAAGTTCTTGTTGAACCTGAGGTGCATGATATATTTGCACGAACTCCAGGCTTCGGATTTGTTCAGACCTTTTATTGTCAAGATACCAG TGATCTTCATGAAAGTGTTGATTTTGTTGCCTGCCTAGGCGGAGATGGAGTTATACTCCATGCTTCTAAATTATTTCGAGGTGCTATCCCGCCCGTTGTGTCATTTAATTTAGGATCCCTTGGATTTCTCACTTCCCATACA TTTGAAGATTATAAGAAGGATCTAAGACAAGTCATTCACGGGAATAGCACTCTGGATGGTGTTTATATAACTCTGAGAATGCGTCTTCGATGTGAGATATTCAGAAATGGAAAGGCAATGCCTGGAAAGGTGTTCGATGTCCTAAATGAAGTTGTAGTTGATCGTGGTTCTAATCCATATCTCTCCAAAATTGAGTGTTATGAACATGATCGCCTCATTACCAAG GTGCAAGCCGATGGGATCATAGTAGCCACACCAACTGGAAGTACTGCTTATTCTACGGCTGCTGGAGGTTCCATG GTGCACCCAAATGTTCCTTGCATGCTCTTCACACCAATCTGCCCACACTCGCTCTCATTCAGACCTGTCATTCTTCCGGACTCTGCAAAGCTGGAGCTAAAG ATTCCAGAGGATGCACGCAACAATGCTTGGGTCTCCTTTGATGGGAAGAGACGGCAACAACTGTCTAGAGGAGATTCTATTCGGATATGTATGAGTCAGCATCCACTTCCTACAGTCAATAAATGTGACCAAACAGGTGATTGGTTTGGTAGCTTGATCCGTTGCCTGAATTGGAATGAAAGACTAGACCAGAAAGCACTCTGA